From one Colletotrichum destructivum chromosome 3, complete sequence genomic stretch:
- a CDS encoding Putative cytochrome P450: protein MGSVAEVVVPVGILSWRTVGTLSVAWIVYHLVRMLYNVSPLHPLSKIPGPKLAAASYLYEFWFDFVKKGRYTREIRRMHQVYGPIVRINPGELHCNDPNFGDDIYAINGRKRNRHAHQLKNLPADQAASIAGTVDHDVHRRRRGAMNKFFSRLQMFKFESKVHALAQRLCDKLLAGVSGPDDVVLLTEAYSCFTSDVVSEYCFGEAFGFLDQDGWTPNFRAAVYGQLNHMYFFKFFPWLKGILIVGHWFKDFLPRDTALLIDTFNTDIPNRVEKAREQKLSGSGHGRDTSVFAELFDSDLPEEEKTTKRLTAEGAVVMIAGTETTSFTLTVITFYLLTRPEILERLTQELRTVVTDPQHLPSWSTLEALPYFSAVVTEGLRLAPGVSSRIARVATEEDLVYRGKWAPEGSGTEVELTHVIPRGWAVGMSAMVSHFNESHFPDSNEFIPERWMSQNVQRKRELEKAFIPFSKGTRKCLGMSLAYAELYLALAAVILRVVPRMKLYDTTKREIEYDHDLGVPVPVSTRGVRVKIV from the exons ATGGGTTCCGTCGCTGAAGTTGTGGTTCCCGTGGGCATTCTGTCCTGGCGGACTGTCGGCACTCTCTCTGTCGCATGGATTGTCTACCACTTGGTCCGCATGCTCTACAATGTCTCTCCCCTTCATCCTCTGAGCAAGATTCCCGGTCCCAAGCTGGCGGCTGCGTCCTATCTGTACGAGTTTTGGTTCGACTTTGTGAAAAAGGGTCGCTACACTCGCGAGATCAGACGGATGCATCAGGTCTACG GCCCCATCGTTCGCATTAACCCTGGCGAGCTGCATTGCAACGACCCCAACTTTGGCGACGACATCTACGCCATCAACGGGAGGAAACGCAACAGACATGCACACCAGCTGAAGAACCTGCCAGCCGA CCAGGCCGCATCgatcgccggcaccgtcgacCACGACGTCCACCGcaggcgccgcggcgccatGAACAAGTTCTTCTCGCGCCTTCAGATGTTCAAGTTCGAGTCCAAGGTGCACGCCCTTGCCCAGCGGCTCTGCGAcaagctcctcgccggcgtgagcggccccgacgacgtcgtcctcctgacGGAGGCGTACAGCTGCTTCACCTCGGACGTGGTGTCCGAGTACTGCTTCGGCGAGGCTTTcgggttcctggaccaggaCGGCTGGACGCCCAACTTCCGCGCTGCGGTCTACGGGCAGCTGAACCACATGTACTTCTTCAAGTTCTTCCCGTGGCTCAAGGGCATCTTGATTGTGGGACATTG GTTCAAGGACTTTCTTCCTCGGGACACGGCATTGCTCATCGACACCTTCAAC ACGGATATACCCAACCGAGTAGAAAAAGCCAGGGAACAAAAGCTCTCCGGATCGGGCCATGGCAGAGACACCAGCGTCTTCGCCGAGCTCTTCGACTCCGACCTCCcggaggaagaaaagaccACGAAGCGCCTCACGGCCGaaggcgccgtcgtcatgatCGCCGGAACCGAGACGACCAGCTTCACCCTCACGGTCATCACCTTCTACCTCCTCACCAGGCCCGAGATCCTGGAGCGGCTGACGCAGGAACTGCGCACCGTCGTCACGGACCCGCAACATCTCCCCAGCTGGTCGACGCTCGAGGCGCTGCCGTATTTCAGTGCCGTGGTTACCGAGGGACTGCGGCTGGCTCCCGGCGTCTCCTCGAGAATCGCAAGAGTTGCAACGGAGGAGGATCTGGTGTACCGCGGCAAGTGGGCGCCGGAGGGGTCGGGGACCGAGGTAGAGTTGACTCACGTCATTCCCCGGGGCTGGGCGGTTGGGATGAGTGCCATGGTCAGTCACTTCAACGAGAGCCACTTCCCGGACTCGAACGAGTTCATTCCCGAGAGGTGGATGAGCCAGAACGTTCAACGGAAGAGGGAGCTGGAGAAGGCTTTCATCCCCTTTTCCAAGGGGACTCGGAAGTGTCTCGGAATGTC GTTGGCCTACGCTGAGTTGTACTTGGCTCTGGCGGCTGTCATTCTCAGGGTAGTCCCTCGAATGAAGCTATACGACACAACCAAGCGAGAAATTGAGTATGATCATGACTTGGGTGTGCCTGTTCCAGTGAGCACCAGGGGGGTCAGAGTCAAGATCGTTTGA